The Thioflexithrix psekupsensis genomic interval GGCATGATATTGGTGTGTTTTAGTTTTTTTGCGTTGATTCGAGATCGACATTTGTTGCGCAAAATTATCGCGTTAAATATCTTAGGCAGCGGGGTTTTTATGGTACTCATTGCGGCGGCGGCGCGGGATTTTTCTGCAATAGATGCCTTGCCTCATGCTTTGGTGTTGACGGGAATTGTGATTGCGGTGAGTGCAACGGCATTGGCTTTGGTGCTGGCGCGACGGATTTATCGCCTCAGTGGACAAACTCATTTGCCAGAAGAAAACTCATAAACACAAATCCCTTGCATAATCTTAAAAAAACGCCTAGACTTGGAAACTGAATCTCATTATGGGGGCGACTTGGCTTCGACGCGGGTGGCAAAACCAGAGGTGCATGTCGAGGTGCAGTCCCTCGTAAATCTACTGCAAACAATTAGTTGCCAACGACGACAACTACGCTCTGGCTGCTTAAATAGCCAGCCTCTGGCCGCGACGTGCCGTTTCTGCGCGGATTTTCAGGGGTAACATTGAATCGGATCGCTATGTTCACTTGTCTGGGGTGGATGGGCTAAAAAGTTCCAGACTCACCGTCAGTACGCCCTGCCCGTCGGGATGCTGGCGGTTAAATCATTGACGCGGCTACACATGTAGAGCCAACGGCGGAGTGTTCGCGGACGCGGGTTCAATTCCCGCCGCCTCCACCAATTCTGAATTTTC includes:
- a CDS encoding sodium:proton antiporter; protein product: MTVSTLYAIVGMILVCFSFFALIRDRHLLRKIIALNILGSGVFMVLIAAAARDFSAIDALPHALVLTGIVIAVSATALALVLARRIYRLSGQTHLPEENS